The following proteins are encoded in a genomic region of Verrucomicrobiia bacterium:
- a CDS encoding 3-isopropylmalate dehydrogenase has product MSQKTYNIAVIGGDGTGPEVVREAIKVLDAAAPKFNLKLNYTYYDIGGERYLKTGEVLPDSVLAELRQFPAILLGAIGHPGVKPGILEKGILLRTRFELEQYINLRPVKLYDERFCPLKDKKPEDIDFVVVRENNEGLYTGAGGFVFKGTPNEIAVQESINTRRGVERCLRFAFDYALKRRGGQPWRGLKHEEVKEGKTAQLTLCGKTNVLTYAFDLWERAFHEVGREYPKVKRDYTHVDATTMWFVKNPEWFDVIVTDNMFGDIITDLGAMIQGGMGIAAGGNINPQGTSMFEPIGGSAPKYTGMNVINPLAAICAGQMMLDFLGETRAAAAIEAAVIKVVREKLKSLAAGRMGYSTTEVGDLVAGAI; this is encoded by the coding sequence ATGAGTCAAAAAACCTATAATATCGCAGTAATTGGTGGTGATGGCACCGGGCCGGAAGTCGTGCGCGAGGCCATCAAGGTGTTGGATGCCGCCGCGCCCAAGTTCAACCTCAAGTTGAATTACACCTACTACGACATCGGCGGCGAGCGCTACCTCAAAACCGGCGAAGTGCTGCCTGACAGCGTGCTGGCGGAGCTGCGGCAGTTTCCTGCGATTTTGCTGGGCGCCATCGGGCATCCGGGGGTGAAGCCGGGCATTCTGGAGAAGGGGATTTTGTTGCGCACTCGTTTTGAACTGGAGCAATACATCAACCTGCGCCCCGTCAAGCTGTACGACGAGCGCTTCTGCCCCTTGAAGGACAAGAAGCCGGAGGACATTGATTTTGTGGTGGTGCGCGAGAACAACGAAGGCTTGTACACCGGCGCGGGCGGTTTTGTGTTCAAAGGCACCCCCAATGAAATTGCGGTGCAGGAAAGCATCAACACCCGGCGCGGCGTGGAGCGCTGCCTGCGGTTTGCCTTTGATTACGCGCTGAAACGCCGCGGCGGTCAGCCGTGGCGTGGCCTCAAACACGAGGAGGTGAAGGAGGGCAAGACCGCGCAGCTTACCTTGTGCGGCAAGACCAACGTGCTCACCTACGCCTTCGATTTGTGGGAGCGCGCCTTCCACGAGGTGGGCCGGGAATACCCGAAGGTCAAGCGCGATTACACCCACGTGGACGCCACGACCATGTGGTTTGTCAAGAATCCGGAGTGGTTTGATGTGATTGTCACGGACAACATGTTTGGCGACATCATCACCGATCTGGGCGCCATGATCCAGGGCGGCATGGGCATTGCCGCCGGCGGCAATATCAATCCGCAGGGCACAAGCATGTTTGAACCGATTGGCGGCAGCGCCCCCAAATACACCGGCATGAATGTCATCAACCCCCTGGCTGCCATTTGCGCGGGGCAGATGATGCTGGATTTCCTGGGCGAAACCAGGGCCGCTGCGGCCATTGAGGCCGCCGTCATCAAGGTGGTGCGCGAGAAGCTCAAGAGCCTGGCCGCCGGCCGCATGGGCTACAGCACCACGGAAGTTGGCGATCTGGTGGCCGGCGCCATCTAA
- a CDS encoding Fe-Mn family superoxide dismutase: MAYQYPNKQEMLLAKVKGKTGKISDKTHEEHLKLYTGYVNKTNAILKELEALAATLDPANPAHANQIYSEIRSRKVDLTFALGGVINHEIYFMNLGGKGGEPTGKVAELIRQSFGSFEAFKKDLKATGIAARGWVWTGYDPKTGLLFNYIGDAQNTFPVWGVKPILALDVYEHAYYADFYTARAAYIDEFMNYIDWDNVNANLGL; the protein is encoded by the coding sequence ATGGCTTATCAATACCCCAACAAACAGGAAATGCTGCTGGCCAAAGTCAAAGGCAAAACCGGCAAGATTTCCGATAAAACCCACGAAGAACACCTCAAGCTCTACACGGGCTATGTGAACAAAACCAACGCCATCCTGAAGGAGCTGGAGGCGCTGGCCGCCACCCTGGATCCGGCCAACCCGGCCCATGCCAATCAGATTTACAGCGAGATTCGCTCCCGGAAGGTGGACCTGACCTTTGCTCTGGGCGGGGTCATCAATCATGAGATTTATTTCATGAACCTCGGCGGCAAGGGCGGTGAACCCACCGGCAAGGTGGCGGAGCTGATCCGGCAGAGCTTCGGCAGTTTTGAGGCTTTCAAGAAAGACCTCAAGGCCACCGGCATCGCCGCCCGCGGCTGGGTGTGGACCGGCTACGATCCGAAGACCGGCCTCCTGTTCAATTACATCGGCGACGCGCAAAACACCTTCCCCGTGTGGGGCGTGAAGCCCATCCTGGCCCTCGACGTGTACGAACACGCCTATTATGCCGACTTCTACACCGCCCGTGCGGCGTACATTGACGAGTTCATGAACTACATTGACTGGGACAATGTGAACGCCAACCTCGGCTTGTAA
- a CDS encoding peroxiredoxin, which produces MKKWIVSVFSAGLAAAAVLAAEAPLKVGDLAPAVVGKDHQGKEWKLADHLKQGPVLLYFYPKDNTPGCTRQACGLRDRMPDLQKAGVTVVGVSFDSAESHQKFMADHQLNFTLLTDPEGKIADAFGARIPGQKMARRVSFLISRDGVIRHITDTPKAETHLEEMTAAVQALKK; this is translated from the coding sequence ATGAAAAAATGGATCGTCTCAGTGTTCTCGGCCGGGCTGGCCGCCGCTGCCGTGCTCGCCGCCGAGGCCCCCCTGAAAGTGGGCGATCTGGCGCCTGCAGTGGTGGGCAAGGATCACCAGGGCAAAGAATGGAAGCTGGCCGATCACCTCAAACAAGGCCCTGTCTTGCTATATTTTTATCCTAAAGACAATACCCCCGGCTGCACCCGTCAGGCTTGCGGGCTGCGCGATCGGATGCCCGACTTGCAAAAAGCCGGCGTCACCGTGGTGGGGGTAAGCTTCGACTCCGCCGAAAGTCATCAAAAATTCATGGCGGATCACCAGCTCAATTTCACCCTGTTGACCGATCCCGAGGGCAAAATTGCGGATGCCTTTGGCGCACGCATTCCCGGCCAGAAAATGGCGCGGCGCGTAAGTTTCCTGATCAGCCGGGACGGAGTGATCCGGCACATCACTGACACGCCCAAGGCGGAAACGCATCTGGAGGAAATGACCGCCGCCGTGCAGGCACTGAAAAAGTGA
- a CDS encoding glycosyltransferase family 2 protein, with translation MKISLCIITLNEEANLPRCLASSAGLVEEIVIVDSGSTDRTEHIARQYGAHWVPHAWLGYVGQKNLALSLAGSPWVMSLDADEALSPRLAEEIRALKTGEPPPAVAGYDMPRCVYYEGRWIRHGDWYPDRLVRLFRKERARFVGGQVHERLEVEGEVRHLQGDLYHYSFKDAADHRARGEHYARLWAESQRAAGRTAGPLAPYYHAAFRWLRGYLLRAGFLDGPQGWRIAALCARETFLKYQMLRKLARSGRDQF, from the coding sequence ATGAAAATCTCGCTCTGCATCATCACCCTGAATGAGGAGGCCAACCTGCCGCGATGCCTCGCCAGCAGTGCCGGGCTGGTGGAGGAAATTGTCATTGTGGACTCCGGCAGCACCGATCGCACGGAGCACATTGCCCGGCAATATGGGGCCCATTGGGTGCCCCACGCGTGGCTGGGATATGTTGGCCAGAAAAACCTGGCGCTTTCCCTGGCCGGCTCACCGTGGGTCATGAGCCTGGATGCCGACGAAGCCCTTTCGCCCCGGCTGGCGGAGGAAATCCGCGCCCTGAAAACTGGCGAGCCGCCGCCCGCTGTGGCGGGATATGACATGCCGCGCTGCGTGTATTACGAGGGCCGCTGGATTCGGCACGGGGATTGGTACCCGGACCGGCTGGTGCGGCTGTTTCGCAAGGAGCGCGCCCGCTTCGTGGGGGGGCAGGTGCATGAGCGCCTGGAAGTCGAGGGGGAGGTGCGGCACCTGCAGGGAGACCTTTATCATTACTCCTTCAAAGACGCCGCCGATCATCGTGCCCGCGGCGAGCATTACGCCCGCTTGTGGGCGGAGTCCCAGCGCGCCGCCGGCCGCACCGCTGGACCGTTGGCGCCCTATTATCATGCCGCTTTCCGCTGGTTGCGCGGTTACCTCCTGCGCGCCGGTTTCCTTGACGGCCCCCAGGGCTGGCGCATCGCCGCGCTCTGCGCCCGGGAAACTTTCCTCAAATATCAGATGTTGCGAAAGTTGGCCCGTTCCGGCCGGGACCAGTTTTGA
- a CDS encoding glycosyltransferase family 4 protein, producing the protein MKLALIRRQFAATGGAELYTQRLCQALGAAGHEVHLYAERWPASPEEKGRFIIHPVEVGGGRAERPLRFARAVQAALARENYDCVFSLERTLRQDVYRAGDGVHRVWLERRRAMAPWWKRWWIGRSAFHRRLLALEEDVFNPQNTGRVIVNSDMVRQEILAHFAFPDNRIHLIRNGVEVHRFQRGDRARFRQQWQLPADAFVLLFAGSGWERKGLQWVLEAFACARRQHWRLVVAGKGRVPWPSPRQVVFTGPLADLEHAYAGADVFVLPPLYEPSANVIFEALAAGLPVITSRWNGAAEIVEEGRTGTVLPRSDDVAGLARAMTHWAERRIRVQVEASRLSLETNVQHTLAVLMQAAQERPA; encoded by the coding sequence ATGAAACTGGCCCTCATACGCCGTCAGTTTGCCGCCACCGGCGGAGCCGAGCTGTACACGCAGCGGCTCTGCCAGGCGCTGGGGGCCGCCGGGCACGAAGTGCATCTTTACGCCGAGCGCTGGCCTGCCTCCCCCGAGGAAAAGGGCCGCTTCATCATTCATCCGGTGGAGGTGGGGGGTGGGCGCGCCGAACGCCCCCTGCGTTTTGCCCGGGCGGTGCAGGCCGCCCTGGCCCGGGAAAACTACGACTGCGTGTTCAGCCTCGAGCGCACGTTGCGGCAGGATGTATATCGTGCCGGCGACGGCGTGCACCGCGTCTGGCTGGAGCGGCGCCGGGCGATGGCGCCCTGGTGGAAGCGCTGGTGGATTGGCCGCAGCGCCTTTCACCGGCGCCTGCTCGCCCTGGAAGAGGATGTCTTCAACCCGCAAAATACCGGCCGGGTGATCGTCAATTCCGACATGGTGCGGCAGGAGATTCTGGCGCATTTCGCTTTTCCTGACAACCGCATCCACCTGATCCGCAACGGCGTGGAAGTGCATCGCTTTCAACGCGGCGATCGGGCGCGTTTCCGCCAACAGTGGCAGCTTCCAGCAGATGCCTTTGTGCTGCTCTTCGCCGGCTCGGGCTGGGAGCGCAAAGGCTTGCAATGGGTGTTGGAAGCGTTTGCCTGCGCCCGCCGCCAGCACTGGCGGCTGGTGGTGGCCGGCAAAGGGCGGGTGCCGTGGCCGTCCCCTCGGCAAGTGGTGTTCACGGGGCCGCTGGCCGATTTGGAGCACGCCTATGCCGGCGCAGATGTTTTTGTGCTGCCCCCCCTTTATGAGCCCTCGGCCAACGTCATCTTTGAAGCGCTGGCCGCCGGCCTCCCCGTGATCACCTCCCGCTGGAATGGCGCGGCAGAAATCGTGGAGGAGGGCCGCACCGGCACGGTGTTGCCGCGCTCCGATGATGTGGCCGGGCTGGCCCGGGCGATGACGCACTGGGCTGAGCGCCGGATTCGCGTGCAAGTGGAAGCCTCCCGGCTCAGTCTGGAGACCAATGTGCAACACACGCTCGCCGTGCTGATGCAGGCCGCCCAAGAACGCCCCGCATGA
- a CDS encoding glycosyltransferase family 4 protein, with amino-acid sequence MPTTASSTTVHRPWRIAHSEVSLGWGGQEHRVLAELTGFARRGAQVWLLAPPESCLYCRAREAGIPVVPLRLSRLAFPWRAIQWARWLKANRIEVLNPHSSRDGWLLGIAGRLARVPFIVRTRHIDVDYPHAWLSRHAFTTLADHVLTTSEKIAAHFRALFDLPAERVTTIPTGIDVQRFSPAGPKAALIPAATTPPLVGMVSVLRSWKGHATFLQAARQLVDAGFPARFVIVGEGPIRYQIEAQIAELQLQQQVVLTGHREDVPEVLRALDVLVIASTRHEGVPQIGLQALACETPVIGSDVGGTPEIIRPGETGRIFPAGNAAALAQAIRETLAQPEITRAMCRRGREMVVKHHSLEHMLDQLEQLYQRHLPG; translated from the coding sequence ATGCCGACGACGGCGTCATCCACTACCGTACACCGCCCCTGGCGCATTGCCCATTCCGAGGTCTCGCTGGGCTGGGGCGGCCAGGAGCATCGCGTGCTGGCGGAATTGACCGGCTTTGCCCGCCGCGGCGCGCAGGTGTGGCTCCTGGCGCCGCCGGAAAGCTGCCTCTACTGCCGCGCCCGGGAGGCCGGGATTCCGGTGGTCCCGCTGCGCTTGTCGCGGCTGGCGTTTCCCTGGCGGGCCATACAGTGGGCGCGATGGCTCAAAGCAAACCGCATCGAGGTGCTCAACCCCCACAGCTCCCGCGACGGCTGGCTGCTGGGCATCGCCGGCCGGCTGGCGCGGGTCCCGTTCATCGTGCGCACCCGCCACATTGACGTGGACTATCCCCATGCCTGGCTGAGCCGCCATGCTTTCACCACGCTGGCGGACCACGTGCTGACCACCAGCGAAAAGATCGCGGCGCATTTTCGCGCCTTGTTTGACCTGCCGGCGGAGCGGGTCACCACCATTCCCACCGGCATCGATGTGCAACGGTTTTCGCCTGCAGGCCCCAAAGCCGCCCTGATCCCGGCGGCGACAACTCCGCCATTGGTGGGCATGGTTTCCGTGCTGCGCTCCTGGAAAGGCCACGCCACCTTCCTGCAGGCCGCCCGGCAACTGGTGGACGCCGGGTTCCCCGCCCGTTTTGTCATCGTGGGCGAAGGCCCCATTCGTTACCAAATTGAGGCGCAAATCGCCGAATTACAGTTGCAACAGCAGGTGGTGCTGACCGGCCATCGCGAGGACGTGCCCGAGGTGTTGCGGGCCCTGGACGTGCTGGTGATCGCCTCCACCCGGCATGAAGGCGTGCCGCAAATCGGCCTGCAGGCCCTGGCCTGTGAGACGCCGGTCATTGGCAGCGATGTCGGCGGCACGCCGGAGATCATCCGGCCCGGTGAAACCGGCCGCATCTTTCCGGCCGGTAACGCGGCGGCGCTGGCGCAGGCCATTCGTGAGACCCTGGCCCAGCCCGAGATCACCCGCGCCATGTGCCGGCGCGGGCGGGAGATGGTGGTGAAACACCACAGCCTCGAGCACATGCTCGACCAACTGGAGCAGCTTTATCAGCGTCATCTGCCCGGATGA